GGCGTAAAAGCTGCTCCGGCGAGTGCTGAATATCCCCCGTAACTGCCTCCGTAAATCGCGAGTCTATTCTTGTCCGCTATACCCTGACTCACTGCCCATAAAACGCCGTCAGTTATATCATCCTGCATTTTGCGCCCCCATTCTTTAAAGCCAGCTTGCCAAAATTTTTTGCCGTAACCCGTTGAACCGCGATAATTAATTTGCAGGACGGCCAAGCCCCTATTTGCTAAAAATTGAACCTCTGAGTCAAATCCCCATGAGTCGCGGGCACTCGGCCCCCCGTGAGGTATTACAACGAGCGGCAAATCTTTAGAGTCAACTCCTACAGGCAGCGTCAAATATCCATGAATTAATAAATTATCGCGAGCCTTGAATTCTATAGCTTTCATGGGAGCCATATTATTTTCTTCGAGCCAAGGGGACAAATCAGCAAGTTTTGAGAGTGAATTATCTTCACGGTTAAATAAATAATATGTCCCGCGTGTTTTATCGCTATAAGTCCGAACTATAATTTTGCGTTCGTCATCGTCCATATCAGTAACTGCTACTTCATAGGACGGGAAGAAATCTTCTAGTGATTTTTGCAGCTCTTCTCTGTCTGAGTCAAAAAATTTATAGTGCCTTTTATCTGTCAAATAAGAGACTCCGGTTATAATTTTGCGTTTCTTAGAGTGCATTAATCCCCCCGCGTCGACTTCAGGATGCTCAAAAATTAAATCAAGAGTCTTATTTGAGTCGGGATCAAATGTATAAATTGCTGTCTTATCCCGGCTTAAGTTGCTTGCTACATACATTAATTTATTGTCATATGCGAACATTAAAGGCGAGAAATCTTCTTTAAAATTTGTAGTGATTAAAATTTTGAACTCGCCGGACTCTTCTGCTCTGTATAATAGGCTTGTATTGACTCCGTCTGTCTGCATTGCCGCGCGTAAATTCCCGTCGTGATCAGTCATCCAGCCTGTAATATTTCCGGGATTCTCGGCAATTAAAGTTAATTCTCCCGTGTCAATATCGCACCTGTAAACGTCAAAAACTTCGGGATTTCTGCGATTCATTTCGATTAACATGTGCCGCGGGTCGTCTTCTAAGTCGTCAACAATCTCGGCTCTAACTTTCTCAAACGGTGTCAAATCTCTTGCGTTATCTCCTGTTATGTCAGTGATATAAACGTGGTAATTCTCATCGCCCCCAGAGTCTTGAGCATAACAAATTTTGCTGCTCCCCTTCCAGAAAAAGCCCGATATATCCCGTTCAGCTGCTGAAGTAATGCGCTTTTCGTCCCCTGTTGAGAGATCCCGCACATAAACGTTCATTCTATGCTGCCAAGGCTTAAAGAATGCTAAATATTTTCCGTCGGGAGAAATCGAGAAGCCTGCATTTTCCGGATTCCTGAAAAAATCTTCCATAGGCAACAAAGGAGGCACTGAAGCAAAGACCGCAGCAGCCGGACAAATACACGCTATAACAAGCGCAAAAAACATTATTCTCATCATGTGAACGAGACTCCTTTCATGTTATGAAAATGTTTATTGATTGTATCACGTAAATTCTATAAAATATAAATCACCGGGATAAAATATTTCTGAAAGATTATAAATTATCGGGAAAATATAAATTTTACAGCTACATTTACAGCTACAAGAATTATTTATTATTTCAGTAACAGCAATGATTTACACGTTAAATTTTTTTGCTGCTGATAAATTTTTTACGGAGGCGATTCACTTGCAAGTTTACCCGCTGAATATCTCAAATTATAATGACGTTAAAGAAATCTGCTCGCGAATCAAGACAGATCCGAGGGCACTCGCTTATTTACAGCCTAAGAGTAAAATTTTCCACTTTTACTCAAAAAATATAGACTTCAGGGCGGCGGCTTTCTTGAAACAAGAGTCTTTATCGCGCGGAGCTGATACAATCGTTACTAAACATGTTATTGACTGTAAAGCAAACACAAGCGACGTGCTTATAATGGGTACTGCCTCACAGATAAAAAATTTACTGGCAAAATTAAACTCTATGGACTGCTGGGGCTTGAAAGAATTTCGCGAGAAACTTTTTAAAGCATTCACAAATATAAATATTCAAGAATTCACGATAAAATTACGCAATAAAAATTTAATTCTCAATCAAGACACAAAATTAATGGCAATAATAAATTTAACGCCTGACTCATTCTACGAACACAGCAGGATAAACGAGTCAAATATTTTAAATCAGGCTCAAAAATTTTTGTCAGAAGGCGCGGCGATTCTCGATTTAGGAGCGGAGTCAACACGTCCCGGGGCAAACGCAGTCACTCAGGATCAAGAAATTTCACGGCTTATTCCGGCGTTAAAAATTTTGCGCAAAGAATTCCCGGATATAATAATCTCTGTAGACACTTATAAAGCTAACACCGCAAAAATCGCAGTTAGTGAGGGAGCAGATATTATTAACGATATTAGCGGCTTTGCTTTTGATAATAACATGCTGAAAACTTTATCAGAATTAAATACGAGCTATATACTTTCACACACAGAAGGGACTCCGGGGAATATGCGCGATTATGAAGGCCACGAAAATATTATAGACGACTTAATAAATTATTTTGCCGGAAAAATTAACATTCTAAAAGAGTCAGGCTTCACGGGGGATATTATATTAGATCCGGGACTGGGATTTGCTAAATCTTCACGCGATAATCTTACAATAATAAAGCATATAGAGAGCTTGAAAATTTTCGGACTTCCTATTTTAGTCGGACATTCTCGCAAAAGATTCACGGGCGGAAGTTTGGCGGGGACTCTTGCTGTAACGAGTCTGCTTTCAGGGCGGGTGAGTCTCCTGCGAGTCCATGACGTTAAGGAAAATCACGAGGCTTTATTAATTGCTAAGGACGTGAACGAGTCAAATTTTTAGCGCGAAAATTTATATTTAACCTGAACAATAAAATATTTTATAAACATACATGGCACTGTGAGAATATAAAGTATACTAGGCAATCTAATTTTTAGTGAATTTATTAGACGCTTGACACATTGACCGCCCCCTGGGTGAATATAATGAGCTGAAGATATATTAATTTGTGCTAATTTATCAATGAAATCATGTATAGTAATGTCTTCTCCCCATGCACTTTTTAGATACATGCGCCAGTAAATTTTTTCGTGCTCTCTGCCTGTAAAACCTTCCCACGGCTTCCCGCTATGCATATGGACAACAGAATCTGAAATATTTTGCGAGAGGTCATACATATTAAATTTGGAGTCTAAAATTTTAATATCTCCCTTAAAAATTGCATTTATAGCGTCCTGATCTACATCTACAGTAGGAGTTATAGAATTATACTGTTTCTTCCATTGTATAACTCTTTTGAAAAAATTTCCGCCCGCGTTAATTTTCTTAATATTCATTAAGAGTACACCTGAATTAATATATTTTCTTTTATCAATACCGCATAATTTTAATTCTATATTCCGTACTGACAAATTAGAAAATTCATAAACAATTACATCAAGAACTCCGCCGAGAGACTTATTTTCTAAGTCAATATCCCATAATTCGCGTATATCAAGATTTACAACAATATCGCAATCAAGATAAATTGCCTTGTTTAAATTATTCAATATTTGCGGGATAAATGTTCTGTAGTAAGCAGCTATAGTTAATTTCTTGGAAAATTTTTTTACTTCATCTGTGAAATTATCACTATACTCTGTCATATCATGAAAATTTATTTCCTGCGAATATTTCTGTGCTGTCCTGATAAATTTTTCTCGGTTGTCTTGAGTCAATGTCTCGTCATGCAATAAATGAATTGTTACCGGGCTTGAAGTATTCTCAAAAATTGATGTCATTGTTACTCCTGCGTGCTGTGAATAAGTCCCTGAAGGATCGTGTACTGCTAGTGCTACGTGAATTCTTTCACCTAAATTTGGACATGCGTGCAGGTTGGGCGTTGGGCGTTGGGCG
This sequence is a window from Synergistaceae bacterium. Protein-coding genes within it:
- a CDS encoding glycosyltransferase family 8 protein, with the translated sequence AQRPTPNLHACPNLGERIHVALAVHDPSGTYSQHAGVTMTSIFENTSSPVTIHLLHDETLTQDNREKFIRTAQKYSQEINFHDMTEYSDNFTDEVKKFSKKLTIAAYYRTFIPQILNNLNKAIYLDCDIVVNLDIRELWDIDLENKSLGGVLDVIVYEFSNLSVRNIELKLCGIDKRKYINSGVLLMNIKKINAGGNFFKRVIQWKKQYNSITPTVDVDQDAINAIFKGDIKILDSKFNMYDLSQNISDSVVHMHSGKPWEGFTGREHEKIYWRMYLKSAWGEDITIHDFIDKLAQINISSAHYIHPGGGQCVKRLINSLKIRLPSILYILTVPCMFIKYFIVQVKYKFSR
- a CDS encoding S9 family peptidase: MMRIMFFALVIACICPAAAVFASVPPLLPMEDFFRNPENAGFSISPDGKYLAFFKPWQHRMNVYVRDLSTGDEKRITSAAERDISGFFWKGSSKICYAQDSGGDENYHVYITDITGDNARDLTPFEKVRAEIVDDLEDDPRHMLIEMNRRNPEVFDVYRCDIDTGELTLIAENPGNITGWMTDHDGNLRAAMQTDGVNTSLLYRAEESGEFKILITTNFKEDFSPLMFAYDNKLMYVASNLSRDKTAIYTFDPDSNKTLDLIFEHPEVDAGGLMHSKKRKIITGVSYLTDKRHYKFFDSDREELQKSLEDFFPSYEVAVTDMDDDERKIIVRTYSDKTRGTYYLFNREDNSLSKLADLSPWLEENNMAPMKAIEFKARDNLLIHGYLTLPVGVDSKDLPLVVIPHGGPSARDSWGFDSEVQFLANRGLAVLQINYRGSTGYGKKFWQAGFKEWGRKMQDDITDGVLWAVSQGIADKNRLAIYGGSYGGYSALAGAAFTPNLYACAVSYVGPSNLFTLLESIPPYWKPFLDMEYEMIGDPVKDKKLLEEVSPVFHAENIKIPLFVAQGANDPRVNKAESDQIVNAVKKAGKDVVYMVKDNEGHGFQNEENRFDFYRELENFFRKHLNSR
- the folP gene encoding dihydropteroate synthase encodes the protein MQVYPLNISNYNDVKEICSRIKTDPRALAYLQPKSKIFHFYSKNIDFRAAAFLKQESLSRGADTIVTKHVIDCKANTSDVLIMGTASQIKNLLAKLNSMDCWGLKEFREKLFKAFTNINIQEFTIKLRNKNLILNQDTKLMAIINLTPDSFYEHSRINESNILNQAQKFLSEGAAILDLGAESTRPGANAVTQDQEISRLIPALKILRKEFPDIIISVDTYKANTAKIAVSEGADIINDISGFAFDNNMLKTLSELNTSYILSHTEGTPGNMRDYEGHENIIDDLINYFAGKINILKESGFTGDIILDPGLGFAKSSRDNLTIIKHIESLKIFGLPILVGHSRKRFTGGSLAGTLAVTSLLSGRVSLLRVHDVKENHEALLIAKDVNESNF